One window of Candidatus Acidulodesulfobacterium acidiphilum genomic DNA carries:
- a CDS encoding DNA-binding protein, whose translation MKEKEFTEKQINGLLTMRQAGRYLGVCYRTMQRLVYERKIGFVKMYSEYRFRIEDLDKFIEKNYIKPVK comes from the coding sequence ATGAAAGAAAAAGAATTTACCGAAAAACAAATTAACGGGCTTTTAACAATGCGGCAAGCCGGAAGATATCTCGGAGTTTGCTACAGAACAATGCAGCGGCTTGTATATGAACGGAAAATAGGATTTGTAAAAATGTATTCTGAATACAGGTTTAGAATTGAGGATTTAGATAAATTCATTGAAAAAAATTACATCAAACCGGTGAAATAA
- a CDS encoding site-specific DNA-methyltransferase, which yields MKLAESEKREIVQFIEKDKPLPDKYRFLLFDDKREVELVWNGKTEDVSNIVLPFQVIEQIDEPRPEKPEDTKSQLFLFDERGRQKSGWTNKLIWGDNKLILSSLKNGPMRDEIEQAGGVKLIYIDPPFDVGADFSMDIEIGEETFTKKPSVLEELAYRDTWGKGADSFIAMIYERLVLMRDLLAEDGSIYVHCDWRVNSYIRLVLNEIFGNNSFRNQISWQRFGAHNDAHRFGNVTDTLLFCSKSDQYTFNPQYIGYSEEYIKERFIKDDVTGKLFYPHTFTGKGQGPARRFRTGILNPPKGRHWSRTQEKIDELDKQNLIYYTANGTPYLKSFLDDYKGRLIQDIWTDIVMTKSGKELVDYPTQKPEALLERIIKASSNENDIVADFFCGSGTTLAVAEKLGRKWIGSDLGKFAIHTTRKRMIQVQRELKAGGKDFRAFEILNIGKYERAHYIGVNMNLREEERQKQLEQKEKDFVLLILKAYKSETVENFKCFQGKKAGRFVTVGPINLPVTRLFVEEVILECQEKRISRIDILAFEFEMGLFPRIQEEARAKGIDLALKYIPRDVFDKRAIEKNQVVFYDVNYIEVKPHVKNNQITIELTDFSVHYSQDTVDNAASSLSNGKSKIVVENGRIIKINKDKDGIITKEILTENWTDWIDYWSVDFNFESRREIIKVKNFDTGKIEEKWTGDYIFENEWQSFRTKKNRSLELITPYHDCNNGRHKIAVKVVDIFGNDTMKVFEVSV from the coding sequence ATGAAATTGGCAGAATCTGAAAAACGGGAAATAGTGCAGTTTATAGAAAAAGATAAACCCCTTCCCGATAAATACCGGTTTTTACTCTTTGATGATAAGCGCGAAGTAGAACTTGTCTGGAATGGAAAAACTGAAGATGTATCAAATATAGTTCTGCCGTTTCAGGTTATAGAGCAGATTGATGAACCCCGCCCGGAAAAGCCTGAAGATACCAAATCTCAATTATTCCTGTTTGACGAACGCGGACGCCAAAAATCCGGCTGGACGAATAAGCTTATATGGGGCGATAACAAGCTTATTCTTTCCAGTTTGAAAAACGGTCCTATGCGAGATGAAATTGAACAAGCCGGCGGTGTTAAACTTATTTATATTGACCCTCCTTTTGATGTCGGCGCCGATTTTTCCATGGATATAGAAATAGGAGAGGAAACATTCACAAAAAAGCCGAGCGTTTTGGAGGAGCTTGCATACCGAGATACCTGGGGCAAAGGAGCGGATAGTTTTATAGCCATGATTTACGAAAGACTTGTTTTAATGCGTGATTTATTGGCGGAAGACGGAAGTATTTATGTACATTGCGATTGGCGGGTGAATAGTTATATTAGATTAGTTTTAAATGAAATTTTTGGTAATAATTCTTTTAGGAATCAAATATCTTGGCAAAGATTTGGAGCACATAACGACGCACATAGATTTGGCAATGTTACAGATACTTTATTATTTTGTTCAAAATCTGATCAATATACCTTTAATCCACAATATATTGGTTATTCGGAAGAGTATATTAAGGAACGATTTATTAAGGACGATGTTACTGGCAAGCTTTTTTACCCACATACATTTACTGGTAAAGGTCAAGGTCCAGCCAGAAGATTTAGGACTGGAATTTTAAATCCACCTAAAGGCAGGCATTGGTCACGAACTCAAGAAAAAATAGACGAACTAGATAAGCAAAATCTGATTTATTATACGGCAAATGGAACACCATATCTAAAAAGTTTTCTTGATGATTATAAGGGGCGACTAATTCAGGATATTTGGACAGATATAGTTATGACAAAGAGTGGCAAGGAGTTAGTTGATTACCCTACTCAAAAACCTGAAGCCCTTCTTGAGCGTATAATTAAAGCCTCATCCAACGAAAACGACATCGTTGCCGACTTCTTCTGCGGCTCTGGCACCACTCTTGCTGTGGCCGAAAAACTTGGTCGAAAATGGATAGGTTCCGACCTCGGCAAGTTTGCGATACACACAACCCGTAAAAGAATGATTCAGGTTCAACGGGAACTAAAAGCTGGCGGAAAAGATTTTCGCGCTTTTGAAATATTAAATATCGGCAAATATGAAAGAGCGCATTACATCGGCGTTAATATGAACCTTCGTGAGGAAGAACGCCAAAAACAGCTAGAGCAAAAAGAAAAAGATTTTGTATTGCTTATACTTAAGGCCTATAAATCGGAAACGGTTGAAAACTTTAAATGTTTTCAGGGCAAAAAGGCAGGTAGATTTGTTACGGTCGGACCGATAAATCTTCCGGTAACACGCCTTTTCGTCGAAGAAGTCATACTTGAGTGTCAGGAAAAGAGAATTTCGCGCATAGATATCCTTGCCTTTGAATTTGAAATGGGGTTATTTCCGCGTATTCAAGAAGAAGCAAGGGCTAAAGGAATTGATTTAGCGCTTAAATATATACCCAGAGATGTTTTCGATAAAAGGGCAATAGAGAAAAATCAGGTTGTATTTTACGATGTAAATTACATAGAAGTAAAACCGCACGTAAAAAATAATCAGATAACTATTGAATTAACAGATTTTTCAGTCCATTATTCTCAGGATACGGTAGATAATGCGGCATCATCGCTTTCAAACGGCAAAAGTAAAATTGTTGTCGAAAACGGCAGGATTATTAAGATAAATAAGGATAAAGACGGCATTATAACTAAAGAAATACTTACTGAGAATTGGACTGACTGGATTGATTACTGGAGCGTTGATTTCAATTTTGAATCTCGGCGTGAAATTATAAAAGTTAAGAACTTCGATACAGGTAAAATTGAAGAAAAATGGACGGGCGATTATATCTTCGAAAACGAATGGCAGTCTTTTAGGACTAAGAAGAACAGGTCATTAGAACTTATAACGCCTTATCATGACTGCAATAATGGGAGGCATAAGATTGCAGTCAAAGTTGTCGATATATTCGGAAACGATACTATGAAGGTATTTGAGGTTTCCGTCTGA
- a CDS encoding type III restriction endonuclease subunit R, translating to MAIHTNFSKSPYDVLYPEYRWFPADESLRDTSYEKLLPPLVSKIRKEVKDWRDDLYAGASATSKSLLEWWFNTAHIIEKSGDDTAEFKYYFAQREAIETIIYLYEVAKVKDKYDLLKYDSSKAVSTGMFDEDWLRLVIKMATGSGKTKVMSLIVTWCYFHKLYEEDSKLSTNFLIIAPNIIVLDRLRADFDGLKIFWNDPLLPNNGFGGQNWQDDFQLTLHIQDNVSVVRKTGNIFLTNIHRVYSGNDTDPSFNDENLDDYFLGKRPVGKTNDSKVDLGIIVREIDELIVINDEAHHIHDSRLAWFKSIEDIHNRLKQKGHFLSLQMDVTATPKHNNGAIFVQTVVDYPLVEAIYQDVVKHPVLPDSASRAKLSEKKSSKYTEKYSDYIALGIEEWRKAYIEHEKLGKKAILFIMTDDTINCDDVADYLENRYSDLKGAVLVIHTKNNGEIAEHDTGKSKEELDRLRNAANEIDSFESPYKVIVSVLVLKEGWDVRNVTTIVGLRAYAAKSNILPEQTLGRGLRRMYPGTDATEYVSVIGTDAFMEFVESIQTEGVELTRKPMGSGTEPKAPIIIEVDNDNVKKDIDKLNIEIPVLSPRIYREYKQLEDLNPSIFGNKRIEYKQFSEEEKREIVFKEITSGEINHTIILSSDLIADYRNAIGYFTQVIMHELRLISGYDVLYGKVKEFISRYLFDRQVEIDDLNTLRNLSELEATKTIVQTFIKKINDLTILDKGSAEIRDYIKLRQTRPFVVKDQGFIMPQKSLFNKIIGDSHLELLFASFLERCPDTVSYVKNYLAVHFKIDYVNANGNISDYYPDFIVKTDEKHIYIVETKGLEDLDTPLKMARLKQWCEDINISQHKVVFDYIFVDEEGFNKYKPDSFGELLTVFVKYKE from the coding sequence ATGGCAATTCATACTAATTTTTCAAAATCTCCGTATGACGTTCTATATCCTGAATACAGATGGTTTCCTGCTGATGAGTCTTTAAGGGATACAAGTTACGAGAAGCTTTTGCCGCCGCTTGTTTCTAAAATTAGAAAAGAAGTTAAAGACTGGCGCGATGACCTCTATGCCGGTGCAAGTGCAACTTCAAAGTCCTTATTAGAATGGTGGTTTAATACAGCGCATATTATAGAAAAATCAGGCGACGATACGGCCGAGTTTAAATATTACTTTGCCCAAAGAGAAGCTATAGAAACCATTATTTATTTATACGAAGTTGCAAAAGTTAAAGATAAATACGACCTTTTAAAATATGATTCTTCGAAAGCGGTTTCTACCGGAATGTTTGATGAAGACTGGCTTAGATTAGTTATAAAAATGGCTACCGGAAGCGGCAAAACTAAAGTAATGAGCCTTATAGTTACCTGGTGCTATTTCCACAAGCTATACGAAGAAGACTCTAAACTATCGACCAACTTTCTTATAATTGCCCCAAATATAATAGTCTTAGATAGGCTGCGCGCCGATTTTGACGGATTAAAAATATTCTGGAACGACCCCCTTTTGCCGAATAACGGTTTTGGAGGTCAAAACTGGCAGGATGATTTTCAACTTACGCTTCATATTCAGGATAACGTTTCTGTCGTTCGCAAAACCGGAAATATTTTCTTGACTAATATTCATAGAGTATATAGCGGAAACGATACCGACCCGAGCTTTAATGATGAAAACCTCGACGACTATTTTCTTGGAAAAAGACCCGTAGGCAAAACGAACGATTCAAAAGTGGATTTAGGAATTATAGTCAGGGAAATTGACGAATTAATAGTAATTAACGATGAAGCCCATCATATTCACGACAGCCGTCTTGCATGGTTTAAATCGATAGAAGATATCCATAACCGTTTAAAACAAAAAGGACATTTCCTTTCATTGCAGATGGATGTTACGGCAACGCCTAAGCACAATAACGGGGCTATTTTCGTACAAACCGTAGTTGACTATCCGCTGGTGGAAGCTATTTACCAGGATGTCGTAAAGCATCCTGTTTTACCTGATTCAGCAAGTCGGGCAAAACTTTCCGAAAAGAAAAGTTCAAAATATACCGAAAAATATTCAGATTATATAGCCTTGGGAATAGAAGAATGGCGCAAAGCATATATAGAACATGAAAAGCTCGGCAAAAAAGCCATTCTTTTCATTATGACGGATGACACAATAAACTGCGACGATGTTGCCGACTATCTTGAAAACAGGTATTCAGACCTTAAAGGTGCTGTTTTAGTAATACACACTAAAAATAACGGTGAAATTGCCGAACATGACACAGGAAAGAGCAAAGAAGAACTAGATAGATTGAGAAATGCTGCAAACGAAATAGATAGCTTCGAAAGCCCTTATAAAGTCATAGTTTCCGTCCTTGTTTTAAAAGAAGGCTGGGATGTCCGCAATGTCACCACTATAGTAGGGCTTCGTGCCTATGCCGCAAAAAGCAATATTCTGCCGGAACAGACCTTAGGAAGAGGTTTAAGAAGGATGTATCCCGGCACTGACGCCACGGAATATGTGAGCGTCATTGGAACCGACGCATTTATGGAATTTGTAGAATCTATCCAGACTGAAGGCGTCGAACTTACGCGAAAACCGATGGGGTCGGGCACGGAACCAAAAGCTCCGATAATTATAGAAGTGGATAATGACAATGTAAAAAAAGATATAGATAAGCTTAATATAGAAATACCAGTCCTGTCTCCAAGAATTTACAGGGAATATAAGCAATTAGAAGACTTAAATCCGTCTATTTTCGGAAATAAGCGGATTGAATACAAGCAATTCAGCGAAGAAGAAAAACGTGAAATAGTTTTTAAAGAAATAACTTCCGGAGAAATAAACCATACTATAATACTTAGTTCTGATTTAATTGCCGATTATAGAAACGCAATAGGCTATTTTACGCAGGTTATTATGCACGAATTAAGGTTAATAAGCGGATATGACGTTCTATACGGGAAGGTGAAAGAATTTATTTCAAGATATCTGTTCGACAGGCAGGTAGAAATTGACGATTTAAACACATTAAGAAACTTGTCTGAACTTGAAGCAACAAAAACAATAGTCCAGACTTTTATTAAAAAGATAAACGATTTAACAATTCTAGATAAGGGTAGTGCAGAAATTAGGGATTATATAAAACTAAGACAAACAAGGCCGTTTGTCGTTAAAGACCAGGGCTTCATAATGCCGCAAAAGAGTCTTTTTAATAAAATTATCGGCGACAGCCATCTCGAACTGCTTTTTGCCTCATTTTTAGAAAGATGCCCGGATACCGTTTCTTATGTAAAAAATTATTTGGCGGTGCATTTCAAAATAGATTATGTTAATGCAAACGGTAATATTTCCGATTATTACCCGGATTTCATCGTAAAAACTGATGAGAAGCATATTTATATTGTAGAAACCAAAGGACTTGAAGACCTCGATACTCCGTTAAAAATGGCACGCCTAAAGCAATGGTGCGAAGATATAAATATTTCTCAGCATAAAGTAGTTTTCGATTATATTTTTGTTGATGAGGAAGGTTTTAATAAATACAAGCCGGATTCATTTGGGGAATTATTAACCGTCTTTGTAAAATATAAAGAATAA
- a CDS encoding RNA-directed DNA polymerase → MEDWSTHQLKENAIIKLGSEKANDLQKYTTNLKIQSLPVIFTLNHLGIITNTEYSFLYKTVCREREYVNYRMFPIKKRSGGTRFIHAVSKKLSIVQTFINNIILQSQQPHNCSYAYHPSGGIKKCAAMHCNAKWLFQFDLADFFYRINEIDVYNIFQRMGYRKLLSFELARLCTTIRLPRQLQSMLKQFKSFSLDDYPFYNNDFIGVLPQGSPTSPMLSNLAAMELDEDLYVFALKNGFIYTRYADDLTFSAINLPQGMSIGKIRWQIIQIIRKNCFKENSNKIRIAGPGAKKIVLGLLVDGNQPRISKEMYKRIEKIFYYVNRFKFENTAKHLGFNSTFGLINHLLGLISYLKDVDSDRYGLFNKKFNELMLSLGC, encoded by the coding sequence GTGGAAGACTGGTCAACACACCAACTTAAAGAAAATGCGATAATTAAACTTGGAAGCGAAAAAGCTAATGATTTACAAAAGTATACTACAAATTTAAAAATTCAAAGCCTTCCCGTTATATTCACGCTAAATCACTTAGGAATTATAACTAATACCGAATACAGTTTTTTATACAAAACTGTATGTAGAGAAAGAGAATATGTCAATTACAGGATGTTCCCTATTAAAAAGCGTTCTGGTGGCACAAGATTTATTCATGCCGTTTCCAAAAAACTATCAATAGTGCAGACATTTATTAATAATATTATTCTTCAATCCCAACAACCTCATAATTGTTCTTATGCTTATCATCCTTCCGGCGGAATTAAAAAATGCGCTGCTATGCACTGCAACGCTAAATGGTTATTTCAATTTGACCTTGCTGATTTTTTCTATCGCATAAACGAGATAGACGTTTATAATATCTTTCAAAGAATGGGATATAGGAAGTTGTTATCCTTTGAACTTGCTCGTTTATGTACAACAATACGTTTGCCAAGACAACTACAAAGCATGCTTAAACAATTTAAATCATTTTCTCTTGATGATTACCCGTTTTACAATAATGATTTTATAGGCGTTCTTCCGCAAGGTTCTCCAACAAGTCCTATGCTAAGCAATTTAGCTGCAATGGAATTAGACGAAGATCTTTATGTTTTTGCATTAAAAAACGGGTTTATTTATACTCGTTATGCTGATGATCTAACTTTTTCGGCAATAAATTTACCTCAAGGTATGTCTATAGGGAAAATACGATGGCAAATAATTCAAATAATTAGAAAAAATTGTTTTAAAGAGAATTCTAATAAAATTAGAATTGCAGGACCTGGTGCAAAAAAGATTGTTTTAGGGTTGTTGGTTGATGGTAATCAGCCAAGAATTTCTAAAGAAATGTATAAAAGAATTGAAAAGATTTTTTACTATGTAAACCGGTTTAAGTTTGAAAATACGGCAAAACATTTAGGTTTTAATTCAACTTTTGGGCTTATTAATCATCTATTAGGCTTAATAAGTTATTTAAAAGATGTAGATTCAGATAGATATGGGCTATTTAATAAAAAATTTAATGAATTAATGTTGTCGCTGGGGTGTTAA
- the htpX gene encoding zinc metalloprotease HtpX: protein MNYFKTFLLMLVLTGILIFAGGAIGGEQGMVIALIFAAVMNLGTYWFSDKVVLSMYHAVPVTEAEYPELYSIVRNLAARGNIPMPKVYIVDEETPNAFATGRNPNHAAVCVTTGIMKILNANELSGVIGHELTHVKNRDILISSIAATVAGAISMLAWMAEWGAMFGGFGGRSDDREGNIIGIIAMAIIAPLIATMIQLAISRQREYAADKGGAMLSGNPMYLASALNKLEAGNEEEPMQANQMTHATAHMFIVNPLRGGAFKSLFSTHPSTEDRIEKLKEMARGGI from the coding sequence ATGAATTATTTTAAGACTTTTCTTTTAATGCTTGTTTTAACCGGAATCTTAATATTTGCTGGCGGCGCAATCGGCGGAGAGCAGGGAATGGTAATAGCTTTAATATTTGCCGCCGTAATGAATCTCGGAACGTACTGGTTCAGCGACAAAGTAGTTTTATCTATGTATCATGCCGTTCCCGTTACGGAAGCCGAATACCCCGAACTTTATTCTATAGTGAGAAATCTTGCGGCAAGAGGCAATATTCCTATGCCGAAAGTTTATATAGTAGATGAGGAAACGCCCAACGCTTTTGCTACAGGCAGAAATCCTAATCATGCCGCCGTATGCGTCACGACCGGCATTATGAAAATTTTAAATGCAAACGAACTTTCGGGAGTTATAGGGCATGAGCTTACGCACGTAAAAAACAGAGATATTCTTATAAGCTCTATAGCCGCAACAGTTGCCGGCGCAATAAGCATGCTTGCATGGATGGCGGAATGGGGAGCTATGTTCGGCGGTTTCGGCGGAAGAAGCGACGACAGGGAAGGAAACATTATCGGCATAATCGCCATGGCTATTATAGCCCCGCTCATCGCAACCATGATACAGCTTGCTATATCGAGACAACGGGAGTATGCGGCGGATAAAGGCGGCGCAATGCTGAGCGGAAATCCTATGTATCTTGCAAGCGCTTTAAATAAATTAGAAGCCGGAAACGAAGAAGAACCTATGCAAGCTAATCAGATGACCCATGCTACCGCACATATGTTTATAGTCAACCCTTTAAGGGGAGGCGCATTTAAAAGCTTGTTCAGCACTCATCCTTCTACCGAAGACAGAATAGAAAAGCTTAAAGAAATGGCAAGAGGCGGTATTTAA
- a CDS encoding site-specific integrase encodes MASIYMLKNSKNWYYCITYNGKKYQGSTKTTDKQSAKQIAESIQTDLARETYDLPALRNKSIVNFTILWQEYIKKSTNAKNTLTSTISRAKHFLPVFQNKPVEDINTLDLKNYQLQRRLEIINNPKNKDKRESEISFKSLNHELQILHNFFNFCIEKNLIDKNPAAGIRKLNTLSRIKTLSDEDIQKLISGATNKLTRDLITFLIYTGCRKGEALNLKWDDVDLKTGVIAIKGTKTKYDRYIPISEPLKAVLSGIEKNQDSLYVFNRNGAKLTDFKRSFHTACKKAGLKDLRIHDLRHVFASKMVMGGTSLYITGELLGHRTTQMTKRYSHLVPETLKKAVNDIWSKDNMESQ; translated from the coding sequence ATGGCAAGCATTTACATGCTTAAAAATTCTAAAAACTGGTATTATTGCATAACCTATAACGGTAAAAAATATCAAGGCAGTACAAAAACCACCGATAAACAGTCGGCTAAGCAAATTGCCGAATCTATACAAACCGACCTTGCACGCGAAACATATGATTTACCTGCTTTAAGAAATAAAAGTATAGTAAATTTTACTATACTCTGGCAGGAATATATTAAAAAATCAACCAATGCAAAAAATACACTGACAAGCACTATATCAAGAGCCAAGCATTTTTTGCCTGTATTTCAAAATAAACCCGTTGAAGATATTAATACGCTCGACTTAAAAAATTATCAACTTCAAAGAAGACTAGAAATAATAAACAATCCTAAGAACAAAGATAAAAGAGAATCCGAAATAAGTTTTAAAAGCTTAAACCATGAATTGCAGATATTGCATAATTTTTTCAACTTCTGCATAGAAAAAAATCTTATTGATAAAAATCCTGCCGCCGGTATAAGAAAATTAAATACTTTATCGCGAATTAAAACTCTTTCCGATGAAGACATTCAAAAACTAATTTCAGGCGCAACGAATAAATTAACCAGGGATTTAATAACTTTTTTAATTTATACCGGCTGTCGGAAAGGCGAGGCCTTGAATTTAAAATGGGACGACGTGGATTTAAAAACCGGCGTTATTGCAATTAAAGGAACGAAAACAAAATATGACCGGTATATTCCGATTTCTGAACCGTTAAAAGCGGTTTTAAGCGGTATCGAAAAGAATCAGGATAGTTTGTATGTCTTTAATAGAAACGGAGCAAAATTGACCGATTTTAAGCGTTCTTTTCATACCGCCTGTAAAAAGGCAGGACTAAAAGATTTGCGTATCCACGATTTAAGACACGTCTTTGCAAGCAAGATGGTAATGGGCGGAACATCGTTATATATTACTGGGGAACTCTTAGGACACAGGACGACGCAGATGACAAAAAGGTATAGTCATTTAGTGCCTGAAACACTTAAAAAAGCGGTTAACGACATTTGGAGTAAAGATAACATGGAAAGTCAATGA
- a CDS encoding ATP-binding protein produces MNKVNPFTPNSPINRGTFAGRYEEIEAIDKGLYQANNGNPTHILLVGERGIGKTSLLYVSEIFAKGELNWSGGKHNFLVVRLNLNDKIGLVDFAIILAKAIKRQIDIEHPTLTFVKKALEILSRLEVQGLSYKKEKSSISNEEEFIQDFIYSIADTIKSIRDPKSSTESKDGLVILIDEADKASKELNLGSFLKNLSENLVAENANHILFIVSGLPGMRKMLTDSHESSLRLFEEHYLGPLSKEDTKKVIKQGLDDNIEKNSKENIKINDDAQEAIYVFSEGYPHFVQQIGYSVFEENNDDVISIEDFNKSYAKALIQIGSRFYYKPFYQDITAETQRQILRIMAEKWNGWITRGEIKNKFQGKETALTNGLKALRDKAIIISKEGVKGEYRLQWASFALWIKLQGGTDEDSL; encoded by the coding sequence ATGAATAAAGTAAATCCATTTACCCCAAATAGTCCTATTAACAGAGGTACATTTGCTGGCCGTTATGAAGAAATTGAGGCTATTGATAAGGGTTTATATCAAGCTAACAATGGAAACCCGACGCACATACTTCTGGTTGGAGAAAGAGGTATTGGGAAAACCTCCTTGCTTTATGTTAGTGAAATTTTTGCCAAAGGGGAACTTAATTGGTCAGGGGGAAAGCATAATTTTTTGGTTGTAAGACTTAACTTAAATGATAAAATTGGTTTAGTCGATTTTGCAATAATTTTAGCAAAAGCTATTAAAAGGCAGATAGACATAGAACATCCTACCCTTACTTTTGTAAAAAAAGCTTTGGAAATTCTTAGCAGACTTGAGGTTCAAGGATTAAGTTATAAAAAAGAAAAATCTAGTATTTCAAATGAGGAAGAATTTATTCAAGATTTTATTTATTCAATTGCAGATACTATTAAATCAATAAGAGACCCAAAATCTTCAACAGAAAGCAAGGATGGGTTAGTAATTCTTATAGACGAAGCGGATAAGGCTTCAAAAGAACTCAATCTCGGTTCTTTTTTGAAAAATTTATCGGAAAATCTTGTTGCAGAGAACGCAAATCATATTCTTTTTATAGTATCTGGTCTTCCTGGAATGAGAAAAATGCTTACTGATAGCCATGAGTCATCTCTTCGTCTTTTTGAAGAGCATTATCTTGGGCCATTGTCAAAAGAAGATACTAAAAAGGTTATAAAACAAGGATTAGATGATAATATAGAAAAAAATTCAAAAGAAAATATAAAAATAAACGATGATGCTCAAGAAGCTATTTATGTTTTTTCAGAAGGGTACCCACATTTCGTCCAACAAATTGGATATTCAGTTTTTGAAGAGAATAATGATGATGTAATTTCAATAGAGGATTTTAATAAGAGTTATGCTAAAGCCCTTATTCAAATAGGAAGCAGATTTTATTATAAACCTTTTTATCAAGATATAACAGCCGAAACACAACGACAAATATTACGAATAATGGCCGAAAAATGGAATGGTTGGATAACACGTGGTGAAATAAAAAATAAATTTCAAGGCAAAGAAACAGCTTTGACTAATGGCTTAAAAGCTCTTAGGGACAAAGCTATTATAATTTCTAAAGAAGGTGTTAAGGGAGAGTATCGCTTACAATGGGCAAGTTTTGCTCTTTGGATAAAATTGCAAGGAGGAACCGATGAAGATTCCTTGTAG
- a CDS encoding DUF4268 domain-containing protein, with translation MEKTLSKLNKVELRSVWGHEAIDFTSWLARQENLDILSEEIGVNIKLIEKEANVGKFSVDILAEEESLDRKIIIENQLEATNHDHLGKIITYASGYDAKIIIWIVKDVREEHQKAIEWLNEHTDENISFFLIKIELWQINNSNPAPKFEIIVSPNEWAKTFKTSPSNRDFTDTKLKQLAFWDKFKSFVQGKNDSIRLQTPKPQHWYVISIGSSEANIVLTINSRENLLVCVISINKNKDLFDFLKKKKDEIEKEIGESTTWRDDLAYPQIFIEKNVPGIFNIEKTEEYFEWFYEKTLLFQKVFRKYIKEFKK, from the coding sequence ATGGAAAAGACTTTATCAAAATTAAATAAAGTAGAATTGCGCTCTGTTTGGGGGCATGAAGCGATTGATTTTACAAGCTGGCTTGCCAGACAGGAAAATCTTGATATATTGAGTGAAGAAATCGGGGTTAACATAAAGCTTATCGAAAAAGAAGCAAATGTTGGAAAATTCAGCGTTGATATTCTTGCCGAAGAAGAATCCTTAGATAGAAAGATAATAATTGAGAATCAACTTGAAGCCACAAACCATGATCATTTGGGAAAAATTATCACCTATGCGTCAGGATATGACGCTAAAATAATAATATGGATCGTTAAAGATGTACGCGAAGAACATCAAAAAGCAATTGAGTGGTTAAATGAACATACTGATGAAAACATCAGTTTTTTCTTAATAAAAATTGAACTTTGGCAGATTAACAACTCTAATCCTGCGCCAAAGTTTGAAATTATAGTCAGCCCTAATGAATGGGCAAAAACATTTAAAACAAGCCCGTCAAATAGGGATTTTACAGATACTAAACTTAAACAACTAGCATTTTGGGACAAATTCAAAAGTTTTGTTCAAGGAAAAAATGATAGTATTCGCTTACAAACTCCGAAACCTCAACACTGGTATGTTATTAGCATAGGAAGCTCGGAAGCCAATATTGTTTTAACTATCAACTCACGCGAAAATTTACTTGTTTGCGTTATTAGCATAAACAAAAATAAAGATTTATTTGATTTTTTAAAAAAAAAGAAGGATGAAATCGAAAAAGAAATTGGTGAATCCACCACATGGAGAGATGACCTCGCTTATCCCCAAATTTTTATCGAAAAAAATGTACCAGGTATATTTAATATAGAGAAAACCGAAGAATATTTTGAATGGTTTTATGAGAAAACGCTTTTATTTCAAAAAGTGTTTAGGAAATATATTAAAGAATTTAAAAAATAA